In bacterium, the following are encoded in one genomic region:
- a CDS encoding zinc metallopeptidase: protein MFWFWDPTIILLIPALIFALWAQNKVKGEYMRWSQVLVRRGLTGAEVAKMILSANRLDVKIETTPVELGDHYDPRRKVLRLSPGVYGESTVAAVGIAAHECGHAIQHAKSYTPLVIRSAIVPVVSLGTNLAFPLFIFGIFLAIPSLVKLGIILFSGAVAFHLITLPVEFDASKRALNTLSLLQILSPEELEGAKRVLNAAALTYVAAAAMAILNLLRMILIARRR, encoded by the coding sequence ATGTTCTGGTTTTGGGACCCGACTATAATACTTCTCATACCAGCATTGATTTTCGCTTTGTGGGCTCAGAACAAGGTCAAAGGTGAATATATGCGATGGTCTCAGGTGTTGGTGAGAAGGGGACTCACCGGTGCAGAGGTTGCAAAGATGATACTTTCCGCCAACAGGCTCGATGTAAAGATAGAAACCACCCCTGTTGAACTTGGAGACCATTACGACCCTCGAAGGAAAGTTTTAAGGCTTTCTCCCGGAGTTTACGGTGAATCAACTGTTGCTGCTGTAGGCATAGCTGCTCATGAATGCGGGCACGCTATACAGCATGCAAAATCATACACACCTCTCGTTATAAGAAGTGCCATAGTGCCAGTTGTTTCGTTAGGGACGAATCTTGCTTTTCCTCTCTTTATTTTCGGTATCTTTCTGGCTATACCCTCTTTAGTCAAGCTTGGGATAATCCTTTTTTCGGGGGCAGTAGCGTTTCACCTTATAACACTTCCAGTTGAGTTTGATGCTTCAAAAAGGGCGTTAAATACTCTTTCCTTATTACAAATACTCTCCCCTGAAGAGCTTGAGGGGGCAAAGAGGGTTCTCAATGCTGCGGCTCTTACTTATGTTGCCGCTGCAGCGATGGCTATACTTAATTTATTACGAATGATTCTTATAGCTCGTAGACGCTAA
- a CDS encoding J domain-containing protein — MKDYYQILGVPENASLEEIKRAYRRLAKKYHPDANPGDKTAEERFKEISEAYEVLSDPKKRQQYDMMRKGGVPFGEETFKWTGTKGRGFDFSDLFGGIDLSDIFSDIFGGFGTTATSAPRKGQDIRTSIEIPFNTAFLGGKVSIVVPVSQTCPRCGGTGAEPGYGTKVCPTCNGKGVIVMQQGLFAVQKVCPVCLGKGQIPVKKCTACGGTGTVRSQRRVLVTIPPGTRNGQVLRLRGLGSPGLNGGPPGDLYVTVFVRRHPTFRIENGNLVASIKIPFTKALLGAKVRIKHPSGKTVVVKVPPGTKPGARLRVPGMGVVRGRRKGDLLVEINYKVPDKLTPEQEKILRELDEKLK; from the coding sequence ATGAAAGATTATTATCAAATACTTGGCGTTCCCGAGAATGCATCTCTTGAGGAGATAAAACGGGCATACAGAAGGCTTGCTAAAAAATACCATCCTGACGCCAATCCCGGTGACAAGACTGCCGAGGAAAGATTTAAGGAGATAAGCGAGGCTTACGAAGTTCTTTCCGACCCCAAGAAGCGCCAGCAGTACGACATGATGCGAAAAGGCGGCGTTCCCTTTGGTGAGGAAACATTTAAATGGACGGGAACCAAAGGCAGGGGCTTCGATTTCAGCGACCTTTTTGGCGGAATTGACCTTAGCGATATTTTCAGCGATATATTCGGTGGTTTTGGTACTACTGCTACTTCAGCACCGAGGAAGGGGCAAGACATTCGGACATCCATTGAGATACCTTTTAATACGGCTTTTCTCGGTGGAAAGGTGAGCATAGTTGTTCCTGTAAGTCAAACCTGTCCTCGATGCGGCGGGACGGGAGCCGAACCGGGATACGGCACAAAAGTATGTCCTACATGTAACGGTAAAGGTGTGATAGTGATGCAGCAGGGGCTTTTTGCTGTGCAGAAAGTTTGTCCAGTCTGTCTGGGCAAGGGGCAAATACCGGTTAAAAAATGTACTGCTTGCGGAGGCACTGGCACTGTTAGGTCGCAAAGAAGGGTGCTTGTGACGATTCCTCCCGGCACGAGGAATGGGCAAGTTCTGCGACTCAGGGGACTTGGTTCACCAGGTCTTAATGGCGGTCCGCCTGGTGACCTTTATGTGACGGTTTTCGTTAGGAGACATCCTACATTCAGGATTGAGAACGGTAATCTCGTGGCATCAATTAAAATTCCATTTACAAAAGCTTTGCTTGGAGCCAAAGTAAGAATAAAGCATCCATCCGGCAAAACCGTTGTGGTTAAGGTGCCACCGGGAACAAAGCCGGGTGCGAGGTTGCGTGTGCCGGGTATGGGGGTGGTAAGGGGCAGGCGCAAAGGTGACCTTCTCGTGGAAATAAACTATAAAGTTCCCGATAAATTAACTCCTGAGCAGGAGAAAATACTAAGGGAACTGGACGAGAAGCTTAAGTGA